From one Eucalyptus grandis isolate ANBG69807.140 chromosome 9, ASM1654582v1, whole genome shotgun sequence genomic stretch:
- the LOC104430641 gene encoding uncharacterized protein LOC104430641, whose amino-acid sequence MGKKNSVLDRMMCNLRATCKYYTGYPQDLGPSPLIHFSSEREFVQLLHQGHPAVVAFTIRGNYTKHLDEVLEEAAVNFYPHVKFMRVECPKFPGFCVSRLRKEYPFIEIFHSPEQASNQGRVADSNITKYSVKVLPFNYDQSVYGFREYFRCHGVKSSDSV is encoded by the exons ATgggtaaaaaaaattcagttttgGATAGGATGATGTGCAATCTTCGGGCAACATGCAA GTACTATACTGGTTATCCACAGGATCTTGGACCATCACCTTTGATTCATTTTTCGTCGGAACGTGAGTTTGTGCAACTTCTTCATCAAGGTCATCCTGCGGTTGTTGCATTCACGATCAG AGGTAATTACACAAAGCATCTAGACGAAGTGCTGGAGGAAGCAGCTGTTAATTTTTATCCTCATGTGAAATTTATGAGG GTGGAGTGTCCAAAATTTCCTGGGTTCTGTGTATCACGACTGAGGAAGGAATATCCATTTATTGAGATATTTCATAGTCCTGAACAG GCTTCTAATCAGGGAAGAGTTGCTGATTCTAATATTACAAAGTACTCTGTCAAGGTTCTACCT TTCAATTATGACCAAAGTGTGTACGGGTTCAGAGAATATTTCAGGTGCCACGGAGTGAAGTCATCAGATTCTGTTTAA